From a region of the Cucumis sativus cultivar 9930 chromosome 6, Cucumber_9930_V3, whole genome shotgun sequence genome:
- the LOC101217934 gene encoding arogenate dehydratase/prephenate dehydratase 2, chloroplastic isoform X1, producing MATSISRSSISPSPQYIRSRSSPSYPRTYLILHSHSCWKRLCRSSRCFSVLHGGSGKNFRFVDTQSSMEDSHFEVVIKDPNTLPRPLSSTKSSVSSGSRLRVAYQGVPGAYSEAAAGKAYPNCEAVPCEQFDAAFEAVERWIVDRAVLPIENSLGGSIHRNYDLLLRHRLHIVGEVKFVVRHCLLANHGVKIEELKRVLSHPQALAQCENTLTGLGLVREAVDDTAGAAKHVAFHKLKDAGAVASSVAASIYGLNILAEDIQDDSDNVTRFLMLAREPIIPGIDRPFKTSIVFSLEEGPGILFKALAVFALRQINLTKIESRPLRNQPLRSSDDNGYGSSKYFDYLFYVDFEASMADQNAQNALRHLKQEFATFLRVLGSYPMDTSMP from the exons ATGGCGACTTCCATTTCGCGATCTTCCATTTCTCCCTCTCCACAGTATATTCGCAGCAGATCATCGCCGTCTTATCCCCGGACTTACTTAATCCTTCATTCTCACTCTTGCTGGAAGCGCCTTTGCCGTTCTTCTCGATGTTTTTCTGTTCTTCATGGAGGCAGTGGCAAGAATTTCCGGTTCGTTGATACGCAGAGTTCCATGGAAGATTCTCATTTCGAAGTTGTAATCAAAGATCCAAATACGTTACCGA GGCCTCTATCATCGACTAAATCCTCTGTCTCCTCTGGATCTCGTCTTCGTGTTGCCTACCAG GGGGTTCCTGGTGCATACAGTGAGGCGGCCGCCGGGAAGGCATATCCGAATTGCGAGGCTGTTCCTTGCGAACAATTTGATGCTGCTTTTGAA GCTGTTGAGCGATGGATTGTAGACAGGGCCGTCTTGCCAATAGAGAACTCTTTAGGTGGAAGCATCCACAGAAACTATGATCTTCTGCTTCGACATAGGTTGCACATAGTTGGTGAGGTAAAATTTGTAGTTCGTCATTGTTTACTAGCCAATCATGGTGTTAAAATCGAGGAACTGAAAAGGGTGCTCAGTCATCCACAG GCTCTTGCTCAGTGTGAAAACACATTGACAGGGCTAGGATTGGTGAGAGAAGCAGTGGACGATACTGCTGGTGCTGCAAAG CATGTTGCTTTTCACAAGTTGAAAGATGCAGGAGCTGTTGCTAGCTCAGTGGCTGCTTCAATATATGGCTTGAATATACTTGCTGAAGATATTCAG gATGACTCTGACAATGTAACTCGATTTCTAATGCTAGCGAGAGAACCCATAATTCCAGGCATTGATAGGCCATTCAAG ACAAGTATAGTTTTCTCACTAGAGGAGGGTCCGGGAATTCTCTTCAAGGCACTTGCAGTTTTTGCTCTTCGCCAAATCAACCTTACAAAG ATTGAAAGTCGACCCTTGCGGAACCAGCCCTTACGATCATCTGATGATAATGGATATGGATCTTCAAA ATACTTCGACTATCTTTTCTATGTGGATTTTGAAGCATCAATGGCTGATCAAAACGCACAAAATGCTCTTAGGCATTTAAAG CAGGAGTTCGCTACATTTTTGAGAGTGCTAGGAAGCTATCCAATGGACACTAGTATGCCATGA
- the LOC101216028 gene encoding NEDD8-specific protease 1, which produces MGKSEGDEKILSYNDVVLRKSDLEILSGPYFLNDRIIEFYFSYLSTTHPSNGILLSPPSIAFWMMNCPDVESLNSFLEPLNLPHKKLVIFPVNDNIDVSKPEGGNHWSLLAFYREANIFVHHDSNKGMNKYAAKRLYNAVARFMNDGSISTLNPSYVECVESPQQVNGYDCGVYVTAIARSICKWYEERREVEKDGLWFSAVVEEISPSLVANMRREILGLIRSLMAVKEYQPATK; this is translated from the coding sequence ATGGGGAAGTCTGAAGGAGATGAGAAAATCTTAAGCTACAACGATGTTGTACTCAGAAAATCCGACTTGGAGATCCTTAGCGGTCCATATTTTCTGAACGATCGAATCATCGAGTTCTATTTTAGCTATCTAAGCACAACCCATCCTTCCAACGGCATTCTTCTATCTCCACCTTCAATTGCTTTCTGGATGATGAACTGCCCCGATGTTGAAAGTCTCAACAGTTTCCTAGAACCTCTCAATCTACCCCACAAGAAGCTCGTAATTTTCCCCGTAAACGACAACATTGACGTTAGCAAACCTGAAGGTGGAAACCACTGGAGTCTTCTTGCATTTTACAGAGAAGCAAACATATTTGTTCATCATGATAGCAATAAAGGAATGAACAAGTACGCCGCCAAGCGACTCTACAATGCTGTGGCTAGATTTATGAATGATGGCTCGATTTCAACATTGAATCCAAGTTACGTGGAATGCGTCGAGTCTCCACAACAAGTAAATGGATATGATTGTGGTGTGTATGTTACAGCTATTGCAAGAAGCATATGCAAATGGTATGAGGAAAGGAGAGAAGTTGAGAAAGATGGGTTGTGGTTTTCAGCTGTGGTGGAGGAGATTAGTCCATCATTGGTTGCTAATATGCGTAGAGAAATTTTGGGGCTAATAAGAAGTTTAATGGCTGTGAAGGAATATCAACCGGCTACTAAGTAA
- the LOC101217934 gene encoding arogenate dehydratase/prephenate dehydratase 2, chloroplastic isoform X2, with translation MATSISRSSISPSPQYIRSRSSPSYPRTYLILHSHSCWKRLCRSSRCFSVLHGGSGKNFRFVDTQSSMEDSHFEVVIKDPNTLPRPLSSTKSSVSSGSRLRVAYQGVPGAYSEAAAGKAYPNCEAVPCEQFDAAFEAVERWIVDRAVLPIENSLGGSIHRNYDLLLRHRLHIVGEVKFVVRHCLLANHGVKIEELKRVLSHPQALAQCENTLTGLGLVREAVDDTAGAAKHVAFHKLKDAGAVASSVAASIYGLNILAEDIQDDSDNVTRFLMLAREPIIPGIDRPFKTSIVFSLEEGPGILFKALAVFALRQINLTKIESRPLRNQPLRSSDDNGYGSSKYFDYLFYVDFEASMADQNAQNALRHLKEFATFLRVLGSYPMDTSMP, from the exons ATGGCGACTTCCATTTCGCGATCTTCCATTTCTCCCTCTCCACAGTATATTCGCAGCAGATCATCGCCGTCTTATCCCCGGACTTACTTAATCCTTCATTCTCACTCTTGCTGGAAGCGCCTTTGCCGTTCTTCTCGATGTTTTTCTGTTCTTCATGGAGGCAGTGGCAAGAATTTCCGGTTCGTTGATACGCAGAGTTCCATGGAAGATTCTCATTTCGAAGTTGTAATCAAAGATCCAAATACGTTACCGA GGCCTCTATCATCGACTAAATCCTCTGTCTCCTCTGGATCTCGTCTTCGTGTTGCCTACCAG GGGGTTCCTGGTGCATACAGTGAGGCGGCCGCCGGGAAGGCATATCCGAATTGCGAGGCTGTTCCTTGCGAACAATTTGATGCTGCTTTTGAA GCTGTTGAGCGATGGATTGTAGACAGGGCCGTCTTGCCAATAGAGAACTCTTTAGGTGGAAGCATCCACAGAAACTATGATCTTCTGCTTCGACATAGGTTGCACATAGTTGGTGAGGTAAAATTTGTAGTTCGTCATTGTTTACTAGCCAATCATGGTGTTAAAATCGAGGAACTGAAAAGGGTGCTCAGTCATCCACAG GCTCTTGCTCAGTGTGAAAACACATTGACAGGGCTAGGATTGGTGAGAGAAGCAGTGGACGATACTGCTGGTGCTGCAAAG CATGTTGCTTTTCACAAGTTGAAAGATGCAGGAGCTGTTGCTAGCTCAGTGGCTGCTTCAATATATGGCTTGAATATACTTGCTGAAGATATTCAG gATGACTCTGACAATGTAACTCGATTTCTAATGCTAGCGAGAGAACCCATAATTCCAGGCATTGATAGGCCATTCAAG ACAAGTATAGTTTTCTCACTAGAGGAGGGTCCGGGAATTCTCTTCAAGGCACTTGCAGTTTTTGCTCTTCGCCAAATCAACCTTACAAAG ATTGAAAGTCGACCCTTGCGGAACCAGCCCTTACGATCATCTGATGATAATGGATATGGATCTTCAAA ATACTTCGACTATCTTTTCTATGTGGATTTTGAAGCATCAATGGCTGATCAAAACGCACAAAATGCTCTTAGGCATTTAAAG GAGTTCGCTACATTTTTGAGAGTGCTAGGAAGCTATCCAATGGACACTAGTATGCCATGA